A window of the Aliivibrio salmonicida LFI1238 genome harbors these coding sequences:
- a CDS encoding M14 family metallopeptidase, with product MKIFSNFESGNIHVVAANTPDDIQLTIPADNQTEIAQWFHFRLESQPQQQHSFKILGLAKSAYPEGWQDYDVVASYDREEWFRIPTEFDGDTLSFNVMPEYRSMYFAYFAPYSYDRHQDLLHGAQTHHSCQLETLGVTLDNNDISILTIGEPEEGKKNIWITGRQHPGETMAEWFIEGLLSRLLDETDTVGRALLDTAVFHIVPNMNPDGSIRGHLRTNGIGVNLNREWQTPSMERSPEVFLVRERMLATGVDMFLDIHGDEAIPYNFVAGGEGIPSYNERIAKLETTFKQALLVITPEFQDDIGYDKDAPGTANLTVGSNWVGEQFKCLSYTVEMPFKDHISHADELYGWSPERSVAFGQDVLAAVWATVGEL from the coding sequence ATGAAAATATTCAGCAATTTTGAAAGTGGAAATATCCATGTAGTAGCGGCGAATACGCCAGATGATATCCAACTGACTATTCCTGCCGATAATCAAACTGAGATCGCTCAGTGGTTTCATTTTCGCTTAGAAAGCCAGCCTCAACAACAGCATTCATTTAAGATTCTAGGTCTAGCAAAATCAGCTTATCCAGAAGGTTGGCAAGATTACGATGTGGTTGCTTCTTACGATCGTGAAGAGTGGTTCCGCATTCCAACAGAATTTGATGGTGATACGTTAAGCTTTAACGTGATGCCTGAGTACCGTTCAATGTACTTCGCGTACTTTGCACCTTACTCGTACGATCGTCACCAAGATTTATTGCACGGTGCACAAACGCACCACAGCTGCCAATTAGAAACTCTGGGCGTTACGTTGGATAACAACGACATCAGTATTCTAACGATTGGTGAACCAGAAGAAGGCAAAAAGAACATTTGGATCACCGGCCGTCAACACCCTGGTGAAACAATGGCAGAATGGTTCATTGAAGGTCTATTATCTCGTTTATTAGATGAAACTGACACCGTTGGCCGTGCCCTACTTGATACTGCAGTATTCCACATCGTTCCTAACATGAACCCAGATGGCAGTATCCGTGGACACCTACGCACTAACGGCATTGGCGTGAACTTAAACCGTGAATGGCAAACGCCGTCAATGGAAAGATCACCTGAAGTATTCTTAGTTCGCGAACGTATGTTAGCGACGGGCGTTGATATGTTCTTAGACATTCACGGCGATGAAGCGATTCCATACAACTTCGTTGCCGGTGGTGAAGGCATTCCTTCTTACAATGAACGCATTGCGAAACTAGAAACCACATTCAAGCAAGCATTACTGGTTATCACGCCAGAATTCCAAGATGACATTGGCTACGATAAAGACGCTCCGGGTACAGCAAACTTAACGGTTGGCTCTAACTGGGTAGGCGAACAATTCAAATGTCTTTCTTATACTGTTGAAATGCCATTTAAAGATCATATTAGCCACGCTGATGAGCTGTATGGCTGGTCTCCAGAGCGAAGCGTTGCCTTTGGTCAAGACGTATTAGCTGCCGTTTGGGCAACCGTTGGCGAGCTTTAA